A stretch of uncultured Methanobrevibacter sp. DNA encodes these proteins:
- the rpiA gene encoding ribose-5-phosphate isomerase RpiA codes for MKNASSNNSSKKNAGYKAAEYVEDGMVLGLGTGSTTHFFIEKVGMRVKEEGINVMGIPTSFQSLLIAKQWNIPITTLEEHDIDLSVDGADEVDFDFNLIKGGGAAHTKEKIVDYAAKKFIVIVDESKCVEKLGTFPVPVEVLPDASRMVIQTLEDMGATCEIRMAQRKDGPVITDNGNFVIDAKFDKIESPAHLEIDLNSIPGVVENGIFSQMVDKVIVGTEDGTKEL; via the coding sequence ATGAAAAATGCTAGTAGCAACAATTCCAGTAAAAAAAATGCCGGTTACAAGGCTGCTGAATATGTGGAAGACGGAATGGTTTTAGGGCTTGGTACAGGTTCAACCACACATTTCTTCATTGAAAAGGTAGGAATGAGAGTTAAAGAGGAAGGAATTAATGTGATGGGAATTCCAACATCATTTCAATCCTTACTGATTGCAAAACAGTGGAACATTCCAATCACTACCTTAGAAGAGCATGACATTGACCTTTCTGTTGATGGTGCCGATGAGGTGGACTTTGATTTTAATTTAATTAAAGGAGGGGGAGCAGCTCATACTAAAGAAAAAATTGTAGACTATGCTGCCAAAAAATTCATCGTCATTGTAGATGAATCAAAATGTGTTGAAAAGTTAGGTACATTTCCTGTTCCTGTAGAAGTGCTGCCTGATGCATCAAGGATGGTAATACAGACATTGGAAGATATGGGTGCAACATGTGAGATAAGAATGGCACAAAGAAAAGACGGGCCTGTTATTACAGATAACGGAAACTTTGTAATTGATGCCAAATTTGACAAGATTGAATCACCTGCTCACTTGGAAATTGACTTAAATTCAATTCCAGGTGTAGTAGAAAATGGAATCTTCTCACAGATGGTTGATAAAGTCATTGTAGGAACTGAAGACGGAACCAAAGAGTTGTAG
- a CDS encoding UPF0179 family protein — MITLIGKQLAKKGQEFVFLGPAPECDDCRFKSSCIGSLEKNRKYVITEVRDNEQKCPIHGEGAVVPVEVDRAQIDILTDSKNIFEGSTFTFNAVDCDEECEFHDLCFPEGLVENDKCIVLNHEGKHNDCKKGYKLNKLTLGFVI; from the coding sequence ATGATAACATTAATAGGTAAACAACTTGCAAAAAAAGGTCAAGAATTTGTTTTTTTAGGTCCCGCTCCTGAATGTGATGATTGTAGATTTAAATCATCTTGTATTGGAAGCCTTGAAAAAAACAGAAAATATGTTATAACAGAAGTACGTGATAATGAACAGAAATGCCCTATCCATGGTGAAGGAGCTGTAGTTCCTGTTGAAGTCGACAGGGCTCAAATAGACATTTTAACAGATTCTAAAAATATTTTTGAAGGTTCAACATTCACATTCAACGCTGTTGACTGTGATGAAGAGTGTGAATTTCATGATCTTTGTTTCCCTGAAGGTTTAGTGGAAAACGATAAATGCATTGTATTAAATCATGAAGGAAAACATAATGACTGTAAAAAAGGTTATAAACTTAATAAATTAACATTGGGGTTTGTGATATAA
- the cofC gene encoding 2-phospho-L-lactate guanylyltransferase, with product MDNIYAIIPVTTFNNAKTRLSPFLSAEERENLLKAMLRDVTDTLKKHVDKIFIISRDEDVLSYAESLNVNTILENDNSNLNKALTQAMKLCKGKTRKIIIVPSDIPLIGKTNVQMLIDASKNLDFIIVPSKGGGTNMIIMKPMAIRTRYEGFSYKEHVQIAEKKKLNPQVHDSFFMALDVNTTEDLGEIMIHGEKTHTRQYLKELKVNVESFRGSERLKVTRAD from the coding sequence ATGGATAACATATATGCAATAATTCCTGTTACCACATTCAATAATGCAAAAACCAGACTTTCTCCATTTTTATCTGCTGAAGAAAGAGAAAATCTTTTAAAGGCAATGCTTCGTGATGTAACTGACACATTAAAAAAACATGTTGATAAAATTTTTATCATCAGCCGTGATGAGGATGTATTGAGTTATGCAGAAAGTTTGAATGTGAATACCATTCTAGAAAATGACAATTCCAATTTGAACAAAGCATTAACTCAGGCAATGAAATTATGTAAAGGAAAAACCAGGAAAATAATTATAGTGCCTAGTGACATTCCTTTAATCGGCAAAACAAATGTTCAAATGCTGATTGATGCATCTAAAAATCTGGATTTTATAATTGTTCCATCAAAAGGCGGCGGGACAAATATGATTATAATGAAGCCTATGGCCATCCGTACAAGATATGAAGGATTCAGCTATAAAGAACATGTGCAAATTGCTGAAAAGAAAAAATTAAATCCCCAGGTTCATGATTCATTCTTTATGGCATTAGATGTCAATACCACAGAAGATTTGGGTGAAATCATGATACACGGCGAAAAAACACATACCAGACAATACTTAAAAGAACTTAAAGTCAATGTTGAATCTTTCCGTGGATCAGAACGCCTGAAAGTTACCAGAGCTGATTAA
- a CDS encoding putative zinc-binding protein: MSEKIVLCACSGMNPRGAVTRASVYDLSIEQDDIEYCCIVASGGNYQKFIALAKENKVIAVNGCENCCPETILKTKDATVEYNLNVQQLLKKHDLKAECTVRINENDEKCVNIIKNEILKIKKELNEI; encoded by the coding sequence ATGAGTGAAAAAATAGTATTATGCGCTTGCAGTGGAATGAATCCCCGTGGAGCAGTTACAAGAGCAAGCGTATATGATTTAAGCATTGAACAGGACGATATCGAATATTGCTGCATCGTTGCAAGCGGAGGGAATTATCAAAAATTCATTGCCCTTGCAAAAGAAAATAAAGTAATTGCAGTAAATGGCTGTGAAAATTGTTGTCCTGAAACTATTTTAAAAACAAAAGACGCCACAGTTGAATATAATTTAAATGTGCAACAATTATTAAAAAAACATGATTTAAAAGCAGAATGTACTGTGCGCATCAATGAAAATGATGAAAAATGCGTTAATATAATTAAAAATGAAATTTTAAAAATAAAAAAAGAATTGAATGAGATTTAG
- the proS gene encoding proline--tRNA ligase translates to MVENFDEWFHDILENANITDSRYPIKGMAIWMPYGFQIRKHSMNIIKKLLDKDHEEVLFPMLVPETELAKEGIHVKGFEDEVYWVTQGGQTPLNEKLALRPTSETAIYPMYALWIRTHIDLPIKYYQIVNTFRYETKHTRPLIRVREITTFKEAHTAHATKEESDEQIQDFIAIYKEFFDDLGIPYLISKRPEWDKFPGADYTMAFDVIMPNGKTLQVGTIHNLGQTFAKTFDITFEDKDGQHKLVYQTCAGVSDRVIASVIGIHGDEKGLRLPPKVSPNQVTIIPILFKKGKEEVLAKCSQIKEQLEDAGLRVNIDDRDIRPGKKFNDWELKGTPLKLELGPRDLENNITIAMRRDEGEKIELALDDSLASNVIDLLEKSDENLSEIAWNFQEEHVKFTQNIDEISELVEAGNVVKFYWCGDEAVGKEIEEKTGYDILGIQEEVSEGKCIASGEDAKYIALIAKTY, encoded by the coding sequence ATGGTGGAAAATTTTGACGAATGGTTTCATGATATTTTAGAAAATGCAAATATTACTGATTCAAGATATCCTATTAAAGGAATGGCAATTTGGATGCCTTACGGTTTTCAGATAAGAAAGCACTCAATGAACATTATCAAAAAATTACTGGACAAAGACCATGAAGAAGTTTTGTTCCCAATGCTTGTTCCTGAAACTGAGCTTGCAAAAGAAGGTATTCATGTGAAAGGGTTCGAAGATGAAGTATACTGGGTAACACAAGGAGGGCAAACTCCTTTGAATGAAAAATTAGCTTTAAGACCAACCAGTGAAACTGCAATCTATCCTATGTATGCATTATGGATTAGAACACACATTGACCTTCCAATCAAATATTATCAAATTGTAAATACATTCAGATATGAAACAAAACACACAAGACCTTTAATACGTGTAAGGGAAATTACCACATTTAAAGAAGCTCATACAGCACATGCAACAAAAGAGGAATCTGATGAACAGATTCAGGATTTCATTGCAATCTATAAAGAGTTCTTTGATGATTTGGGAATTCCATATTTAATCTCAAAAAGGCCTGAATGGGACAAGTTCCCTGGTGCGGACTACACCATGGCTTTTGATGTTATAATGCCTAACGGTAAAACCCTGCAGGTTGGTACAATCCACAATTTGGGTCAGACCTTTGCAAAAACCTTTGACATTACCTTTGAAGATAAGGACGGCCAGCACAAACTGGTTTATCAGACCTGTGCAGGAGTATCCGACAGAGTAATAGCTTCCGTTATTGGAATTCATGGAGATGAAAAAGGACTTAGATTACCACCTAAAGTATCACCGAATCAAGTAACCATAATTCCAATTCTATTCAAAAAAGGAAAAGAGGAAGTACTGGCAAAATGCTCACAAATCAAAGAACAATTAGAGGATGCAGGTCTTAGAGTAAATATTGATGACAGGGACATAAGACCGGGTAAAAAGTTCAATGACTGGGAACTTAAAGGAACTCCTCTTAAACTTGAGCTGGGACCTCGTGACCTTGAAAACAACATTACCATTGCAATGAGAAGAGATGAAGGAGAAAAAATAGAACTCGCTTTAGATGATTCATTAGCTTCTAACGTTATAGATTTACTTGAAAAATCCGATGAAAACCTGTCTGAAATCGCATGGAACTTTCAGGAAGAACATGTCAAATTCACACAAAACATTGATGAAATCTCCGAGCTTGTTGAAGCAGGCAATGTAGTTAAATTCTACTGGTGCGGAGATGAAGCTGTAGGAAAAGAAATTGAAGAAAAAACAGGTTATGACATTTTAGGTATTCAGGAAGAAGTATCTGAAGGAAAATGCATCGCCAGCGGCGAAGATGCAAAATACATTGCTTTAATAGCTAAAACATATTAA
- a CDS encoding ATP-binding protein yields MIQRKDYIDKINPFINKHIIKVLIGTRRSGKSTILKQIIDSLIKQGIPEDNIVWINFELSDYFEIDNIKKLEEFISHKTENIEGKIYLFFDEIQVVPQWEKLINSYFAKENYDIYLTGSNSKLLSGEFATYLSGRYVELNIYSFSFREYLDYYEITSDFKSHFYRYLEDGGMPSTFDYSGDDKRLILMDLYNSIVLKDIIQRNNVKNVDLLERIMRFVMYNISQPFSANKIHKRLKQDMVNLSVNTIYNYLKFFENACLIYQVKREDLQGKRILKYDEKYYLCDLGFRQAIIGNNQRDITRVIENIVYLELLRRGYEITIGKVDSLEVDFVCKKQNKLIYIQVSYLLASEETVEREFKPLKSIQDNYPKYVITMDDVDMSHDGIIHLNLIDFLRDNEVI; encoded by the coding sequence ATTATTCAAAGAAAAGATTATATTGATAAAATCAATCCCTTTATAAATAAACATATCATTAAAGTTTTAATAGGAACAAGACGTTCTGGAAAGTCAACCATATTAAAACAAATTATTGATTCATTAATAAAACAAGGAATACCTGAAGATAATATTGTCTGGATCAACTTTGAATTAAGTGATTATTTTGAAATAGACAATATTAAAAAGCTTGAAGAGTTCATATCTCATAAAACTGAAAATATTGAAGGCAAAATTTATCTGTTTTTTGATGAGATACAGGTTGTTCCCCAATGGGAAAAATTAATCAACTCTTACTTTGCAAAAGAAAATTATGACATATACCTTACTGGATCAAACTCAAAATTATTGTCTGGAGAATTTGCCACATATTTATCTGGCCGTTATGTCGAATTAAACATATATTCATTTTCTTTTAGGGAATATCTTGATTACTATGAAATTACTTCTGATTTTAAATCTCATTTTTATAGATATTTGGAAGATGGGGGTATGCCTTCAACATTTGACTATAGTGGCGATGATAAAAGATTAATTCTAATGGATTTATACAATTCTATTGTCCTTAAAGATATAATTCAAAGAAATAATGTTAAAAATGTCGACTTGTTGGAAAGGATTATGAGATTTGTAATGTATAACATTAGCCAGCCATTTTCCGCAAATAAAATTCATAAAAGACTAAAGCAGGATATGGTAAACTTATCTGTAAATACAATTTACAATTATCTGAAATTCTTTGAAAATGCATGCCTGATTTATCAGGTAAAGCGCGAAGATTTACAGGGTAAAAGAATATTAAAATATGATGAAAAATATTATCTATGTGATTTGGGTTTTAGACAGGCAATAATAGGAAACAATCAACGGGATATCACTCGTGTAATCGAAAATATTGTTTATTTGGAACTTTTAAGAAGAGGATATGAAATCACCATCGGCAAAGTTGATAGCCTGGAAGTGGATTTTGTATGCAAAAAACAAAACAAACTCATTTACATTCAAGTTTCTTATTTATTGGCAAGTGAAGAAACTGTTGAAAGAGAATTTAAACCATTAAAGAGTATTCAAGATAATTATCCAAAATACGTAATAACCATGGATGATGTGGATATGTCTCATGATGGAATAATTCATTTGAATTTAATTGATTTTTTAAGGGATAATGAAGTGATTTAA
- the thiD gene encoding bifunctional hydroxymethylpyrimidine kinase/phosphomethylpyrimidine kinase: MIVMSIAGVDPSGGAGIFADLKTFQAIGVYGTGIVTALTAQNPYKFFSALPISPEYIEEQIDSVMESYEVEFIKTGMLYSPEIIKLVSKKVRQYNLKAVVDPVMVATSGGDLTKEDLADAFNKYLLPKSILTTPNISEAEKLSGININTKEDAIKACEKICCNSIITGGHLDGINTISIDGEITVKKQDLIETDNLHGTGCNLSSAIVAYLAKDNDLKTSILNALDYVYEGIENGNYGTLIAKL; encoded by the coding sequence ATGATAGTGATGAGCATTGCCGGTGTTGACCCGTCAGGAGGAGCAGGAATTTTTGCTGATTTAAAGACTTTTCAGGCAATCGGTGTTTATGGAACAGGGATTGTAACAGCACTTACTGCCCAAAATCCATATAAATTCTTTTCAGCACTACCAATTTCTCCAGAATACATTGAAGAGCAAATAGATTCAGTTATGGAAAGCTATGAAGTTGAATTTATTAAAACCGGAATGCTGTACTCACCTGAAATTATAAAACTGGTTTCCAAAAAGGTCAGACAATACAATTTAAAAGCAGTTGTTGACCCTGTAATGGTTGCAACTTCCGGAGGAGATTTAACCAAAGAGGATTTAGCTGATGCATTTAATAAATATCTGCTTCCAAAATCCATTTTAACAACACCCAATATTAGTGAAGCTGAAAAATTAAGCGGCATTAACATTAACACCAAAGAAGATGCTATCAAAGCCTGCGAAAAAATATGCTGCAACAGCATCATTACAGGCGGCCATCTTGACGGAATAAATACCATAAGCATTGACGGTGAAATTACCGTTAAAAAACAGGACCTGATTGAAACTGACAATCTGCATGGTACAGGATGTAATCTCTCTTCAGCCATTGTTGCATATCTGGCAAAAGACAATGATTTGAAAACATCAATCCTAAATGCTCTGGATTATGTTTACGAGGGAATAGAAAATGGAAATTATGGAACATTAATAGCTAAATTATGA
- a CDS encoding carboxymuconolactone decarboxylase family protein, giving the protein MKGDVYYGKGIRELKDSHPDLFELVSNINDTVWDGKVLDYKTQKLIAIGITASRADPRATKKQMRSAIEVLGITKEEIVDVLRVVLLTSGMPAFSKSLQILNSVTEAIEEEREDKA; this is encoded by the coding sequence ATGAAAGGAGATGTATATTATGGTAAAGGTATAAGGGAGTTAAAAGATAGCCATCCTGACTTATTTGAATTGGTATCCAATATTAACGATACTGTATGGGATGGTAAGGTTTTAGATTACAAAACCCAAAAATTAATTGCTATTGGTATTACTGCTTCCCGTGCAGACCCAAGAGCCACCAAAAAGCAAATGAGAAGTGCTATTGAAGTATTGGGCATTACCAAAGAAGAAATTGTTGATGTTTTAAGAGTGGTTTTATTGACTTCAGGTATGCCTGCATTTTCCAAATCACTTCAAATATTGAATAGTGTTACTGAAGCTATTGAAGAAGAAAGAGAAGATAAAGCTTAA
- a CDS encoding NAD(P)-dependent glycerol-1-phosphate dehydrogenase — protein sequence MSNRKIQMPREVYIDPGIIKDTAEICKSLHLDKKALIVTGSHTFDAGAKPAIESLETEGIEYDVIKVNNASQESISEVEELITPDTTVLGIGGGKVIDVAKLSSYNQGVYFVSMPTTASHDGIVSPMASIKNPDTSISVAAHSPIAVIADSEVIAQSPFRLLAAGCADLIANFTAIKDWELAHRLKNESFSESAAALSIMSAHLITDNIANIKPNLEPSARIVMKSLFSGGMAISIAGSSRPASGSEHLFSHALDKILDKPALHGEQCGIGTIMMMYLHGGDWKSIRDTLKAVQAPTTAAEIGISDEDVINALVMANNIRPERYTILGDNGISKEAAYELAHKTEVI from the coding sequence ATGAGTAATAGGAAAATACAGATGCCGAGGGAAGTTTACATTGATCCGGGCATTATAAAGGATACGGCCGAGATTTGCAAATCTCTACATTTGGATAAAAAGGCATTGATTGTAACTGGTTCCCATACTTTTGATGCGGGAGCAAAACCTGCAATTGAAAGCCTTGAAACTGAGGGTATTGAATATGATGTAATTAAAGTAAATAATGCATCTCAGGAATCAATATCTGAAGTTGAAGAATTGATTACACCCGACACTACCGTACTGGGTATTGGAGGTGGAAAAGTTATTGACGTAGCTAAATTATCTTCTTATAATCAGGGCGTATACTTTGTATCCATGCCGACAACAGCTTCTCATGATGGTATTGTATCTCCTATGGCATCAATCAAAAACCCTGATACTTCAATATCTGTTGCAGCCCACTCTCCGATAGCAGTCATTGCCGATTCGGAGGTAATTGCACAATCTCCATTCAGACTGCTTGCAGCAGGTTGCGCTGATTTAATAGCTAATTTCACAGCAATTAAAGATTGGGAATTAGCACACAGACTTAAGAATGAATCATTCAGTGAATCAGCTGCTGCACTGTCAATAATGTCAGCTCATCTGATTACTGACAATATTGCAAATATTAAACCAAATCTTGAGCCTAGTGCGAGAATTGTCATGAAATCTCTCTTCAGTGGAGGAATGGCAATCAGTATTGCTGGCTCTTCACGTCCTGCAAGCGGATCAGAGCATCTCTTCTCACATGCTTTGGACAAGATATTGGATAAGCCTGCACTTCATGGTGAGCAATGTGGTATCGGAACAATAATGATGATGTATCTTCATGGAGGAGATTGGAAATCTATTAGAGATACTCTAAAAGCGGTTCAGGCTCCAACCACAGCTGCTGAAATAGGTATTTCAGATGAAGATGTCATCAATGCATTGGTGATGGCTAATAATATCCGACCGGAGCGATACACTATTTTAGGTGACAACGGAATTTCAAAAGAAGCTGCTTATGAACTGGCTCATAAAACAGAGGTGATTTAA
- a CDS encoding CPBP family intramembrane glutamic endopeptidase produces the protein MNIHKKFFSKIGFNYLILAISSLIIQIIVINVVGMTNRSLLNNFNILTILSAICNYVLPFPIIYFLMKKLEKQNLKKENISVKTFLFYLSVTFTLMWLGNIIGLGITTAIGGIFHTDISNPVQNLINSSDIWLNLLLISIIGPIFEEIFFRKLLVDRTIKYGARVSIILSAVIFGFFHGNLSQFFYAFLLGGFFAYVYIKTGKIIYTIILHIIVNLMGSVVSLFVAESAQALLSNTFTATNLVIVLIYLAIILLAFLVGIIGLRRYKKAKFNGSKTQISLKNPIKTMLLNPGMVCFILFFIGEIIYSLIR, from the coding sequence TTGAACATACACAAAAAATTCTTCTCAAAAATAGGATTCAATTACTTGATACTGGCAATATCCTCTTTGATAATTCAAATAATCGTTATCAATGTTGTCGGCATGACAAACAGAAGTTTGCTTAATAATTTCAATATTTTAACAATATTATCTGCAATCTGCAATTATGTGCTGCCGTTTCCAATCATATACTTTTTGATGAAAAAATTAGAAAAGCAAAATCTGAAAAAGGAAAATATAAGTGTAAAAACATTCCTTTTCTACCTGTCAGTAACATTTACGTTAATGTGGCTTGGAAATATTATCGGACTTGGAATTACCACAGCAATAGGAGGCATTTTCCACACAGACATCTCAAATCCTGTTCAAAACCTGATAAATTCATCAGACATCTGGCTGAACCTGCTATTAATCAGCATAATAGGTCCGATATTTGAAGAAATATTCTTTAGAAAACTTTTGGTTGACAGAACAATAAAATATGGTGCCAGAGTTTCAATAATATTATCCGCAGTTATTTTCGGATTTTTCCACGGAAACCTCAGCCAGTTCTTTTATGCATTCCTATTGGGTGGATTTTTTGCATATGTATACATAAAAACCGGAAAAATAATCTACACAATAATACTGCACATAATTGTAAATCTGATGGGATCCGTTGTTAGTCTGTTTGTAGCTGAAAGTGCTCAAGCATTACTTTCAAATACATTCACAGCAACCAATTTAGTAATTGTATTAATTTATTTAGCAATTATACTTTTAGCGTTTCTTGTAGGAATAATCGGACTTAGAAGGTATAAAAAAGCTAAATTTAATGGCAGTAAAACACAAATCAGCCTGAAAAATCCCATAAAAACAATGCTTTTAAATCCTGGAATGGTATGTTTCATTCTATTTTTCATTGGCGAAATCATTTACTCACTAATACGCTGA
- a CDS encoding ABC transporter permease, protein MLDNYKNKFIPLILPIILIFIWYLLTNGLGLFSSYILPGPLDVVNSAWVVIENGKLLTNTIDTLFKVFAGLILASVVAIPLGILLGWYKTLEDICTFVISILRPIPPVAWIPFSILWFGIGTVPAVFIIFMGCVFPILVYTIDGVKRTDKVLVESAQTLGANDWNVLRRVVMPSTVPYIVSGLKVGIGIALMCTISAEMIGSSSGLGYMILTATNLFDTGTTVVGMLVIGLIGLVFDFVFTKIQNRIFW, encoded by the coding sequence ATGTTAGACAATTATAAAAATAAATTTATTCCATTAATTCTGCCAATAATTTTAATTTTTATTTGGTATCTGCTTACTAATGGTTTAGGATTATTTTCTTCATATATACTGCCGGGTCCTTTGGATGTAGTAAATTCTGCATGGGTAGTTATTGAAAATGGTAAGCTTCTTACAAATACTATTGATACTTTATTTAAAGTATTTGCAGGTTTGATATTAGCTTCTGTAGTAGCTATTCCGCTTGGAATACTGCTTGGTTGGTATAAGACTTTAGAAGACATTTGTACTTTTGTAATAAGTATTTTAAGACCAATTCCTCCTGTTGCATGGATTCCATTTTCAATCTTATGGTTTGGAATCGGTACAGTTCCTGCAGTATTTATTATATTTATGGGATGTGTGTTCCCTATTTTGGTATATACCATTGATGGGGTTAAAAGAACTGACAAGGTTTTAGTAGAATCAGCTCAAACTTTAGGAGCTAATGATTGGAATGTTTTAAGACGTGTTGTAATGCCATCAACCGTTCCGTATATTGTTTCTGGTTTGAAAGTAGGTATTGGAATCGCTTTGATGTGTACCATTTCAGCGGAAATGATAGGTTCAAGCAGCGGTCTTGGATACATGATTTTAACTGCAACCAATCTATTTGATACAGGTACTACAGTCGTTGGTATGCTGGTCATCGGATTAATTGGACTTGTGTTTGACTTTGTATTTACTAAAATTCAAAATAGGATATTCTGGTAG
- a CDS encoding ABC transporter ATP-binding protein translates to MSIDVKNINKSFEGKKSDKLSVLEDINLNINDGELVCLLGPSGCGKTTLLRLIAGLDQPTSGEIVANGEVVKKPSGDRAVIFQQYSLFPWLTVLQNVTFGLEMTKKGSKEENVAAAERYLKSVGLIDFKDSYPHELSGGMKQRVAIIRSLLNHSPILLMDEPFSALDMQNRHKLQEQLIGVWKRFENTIVFVTHDVDEAVYLADKIVIMDKNPGKIAYIVDVDIERPRKRESKEFIALQESIVENLDMGD, encoded by the coding sequence GTGTCAATCGATGTTAAAAATATTAACAAATCCTTTGAAGGCAAAAAAAGTGATAAACTATCTGTTTTAGAGGATATAAATTTAAATATTAATGACGGTGAACTTGTCTGTCTTTTAGGTCCTTCCGGTTGCGGCAAAACAACTCTTTTAAGATTGATTGCCGGTCTTGATCAGCCTACCTCCGGAGAGATAGTTGCAAACGGTGAAGTTGTCAAAAAACCATCCGGTGACAGAGCAGTTATTTTTCAGCAATATTCGCTATTTCCATGGTTAACAGTATTGCAGAATGTAACTTTCGGTTTGGAGATGACAAAAAAAGGATCAAAAGAGGAAAATGTTGCAGCTGCAGAAAGATATCTTAAAAGTGTCGGTTTAATTGACTTTAAGGATAGCTATCCTCATGAACTTTCAGGTGGTATGAAACAGAGGGTTGCAATTATTAGATCCTTGCTTAATCATTCACCTATCTTACTTATGGATGAGCCGTTTTCTGCATTGGATATGCAAAATAGACACAAGCTTCAAGAACAGCTTATAGGGGTTTGGAAAAGATTTGAAAATACAATCGTTTTTGTAACTCACGATGTTGACGAGGCAGTTTATCTTGCTGATAAAATAGTAATCATGGATAAAAATCCTGGTAAAATTGCATATATCGTTGATGTTGATATTGAAAGGCCAAGAAAAAGAGAATCTAAAGAGTTTATAGCTCTTCAGGAATCTATTGTTGAAAATTTAGATATGGGAGATTAG